DNA from bacterium:
CGGATCAACTAAGGAAAGCAACTATTTTGATCAACAAAAAAACATACACATTAAAAAGAGAAACAAGAAACGGCAAAGTAATCTTCTATGTCATTCTCACTGATTTCAGACACAAAATAGGCAAATACCCCTATACCCTTACCGCTGACTACGGTACTACTCAAGTAAAGGAGAAAGGAATAATAAACATCACAGCCAAAAAGAATATCGTACTAATACAAGACATCAATCAAAATTTCCGAGCAGTCTACAAAAGAACGCCCACCTTCACGGAGTGGCTTAAATGGGCGACTGAAGTATTAGCCGGTATTACCAAGGAACAGTTGCAGATAAAACTGCAGGCGGGGAGGTAGGGAGGAATTTCCAATTGTTGTTGAATGTAGTATGGTTAACGTATGGGCAAAATAGACACAGAACCAAAAAAGGGAGAAATAGTTATATATAAGACTTCCAAGAATGAGGTCGAGTTAACAGTGCACTTTGAGGGGGAGACTGTTTGGTTGAAACAGAACGAAATAGCTAAATTATTTGGAAAGGAACGTTCTGTCGTAACCAAGCATATTAATCAAATTTTTAAGGATAAAGAAATCGATCAAAAAAGCAATGTGCAAAATTTGCACATTGCAAAATCGGATAAACCGGTATCTTTTTACAGTCTGGATGTCATTTTGGCGGTTGGTTATAGGACAAATTCTGCAAGAGCAATTCACTTTAGAAGATGGGCTACGAATGTATTGAAAGATTATCTTCTGAAGGGCTACGCCGTAAACGAAAAATATCTGTTGGAAGCCAAAAGTCGTTTTAATGATCTGCAAAGTACGGTTGCTTTTTTACAGGAGAAATCCAAACACGAATTGTTGGCCGGGCAGGAACAGGAAATACTGGATTTGCTGAATAATTACGCGAAAACCCTAAGCCTGCTTGAACAATACGACAAAGAAAAATTGCCGTTGGTTAAGAATGGTAAAGGAAAGTTTGTTTTGGATTACCAAACAGCCGTTGGAGTGATTAAGCAAATTAAAAATAAATTGATCGACCGAAAAGAAGCCGGTGATTTGTTTGGGCAAGAAAATGGCGACAAGTTGAAAGCAATTTTTGGGAATATCTATAGACATCACACTATGAAATTGCACTAATTTGCGATAATTCTGGCCTGAACAAGCCAATTTTTTTGAAACATAGTGCTATATGACAGTGTGATGTCTATATCAAACTTTCGGTGGCAAGGATTTGTATTCTTCATTGGAAGAAAAAGCGGCGCACTTGTTGTATTTTGTGATAAAGGACCATCCGTTTGTCGATGGAAATAAGCGAACGGCGGCATTTCTGTTTGTGTATTTTTTGGATAAAAACAACTATCTCTACAAAGAAACGGGTGAGAAAAAAATCAACGATAATGCGTTAACCGCGCTGGCGCTTTTGATTGCGGTCAGTGCGCCGGAGGAAAAGGATAGATTGGTAAAGATTGTTACAAACTTGCTTTTGGATTAATTTGGGCTGTGAATCTGGTTATAACCGTTCTCTAATCGAGGGAAAATTTAACTTGATTTGTCGTCGCGACCACTTCCGATGTGGTGCTCTTCGTCCCGCGAAACCTCGGTGAAGTGGGATCACACGCAATAGTAGGATACCAACATATATAGAATTGTCACTAGATTAGAGAAGAAGACGTCGTCGTTTCCCTCCTTTGTTCAAAGGAGGGCGAGGGTGGATTAAGTTAAGAAGCTAAGATTGTGCTTATCTTCATAATCCCTCCCCGCCTCCCTTTAAATAAAGGGAGGAATCACTATGACTATCCTAAATGACCCACTATTGCGTGTGACCCAGGAAGTGCTGATGCACCACCTCCGATGTGGCCGTTGCGCTTTGCTTGTTTGACATTAATAGGGCTCTCCTTTAAGCTTTCTTCATGTTAAAAATCCGTCTTACCAGAACAGGCAAGAACCGCCACGCGAGTTTTCGTGTCGTGGTTACTGAACATACCAATCCGGTAAAAGGTAAGGCGATGGAATTAGTTGGTTCGTATAATCCGCATGGGGCGGACGGAACAAAACTGACAGTTAAAGCTGATCGGATTAAATATTGGATGTCAAAGGGCGCGGCATTATCCCCAACGGTAAACAATTTGTTGATCGATCAAAAAATTATTGAAGGTAAGAAAGTGCAATCTTGGAAGGCACCGAAGAAAGAAGTTAAACCGGAGGATGCAGTCAAAGTCGTAGCAACACCAGTCACCCCAGAAGCTTCAGTGGCAGAAGTCAAACCAGAAGAAAAATCAGCAGCGTAAGATATTGTTATCCGTTGTCTTTGCGAGGTATTTGTTTTTTTTGCGCGCAAAAAAACAAATACCGAAGCAATCTTCGTGGTGTTGTTTATTAGGGATTCTCCTGCGAAAGGAAAATCCCTAATAAACGTTTGACAGTATTAAAATAAAATGCTATATTGATAACGATGTTTTAAGGCTCATTCTTCCGCCTCATTGGAGCCAAAAGGTTAACAATAACGGAGGAAATTTCAGCTCACGCATCACTGTTCATCCGTAATCCTGCATATACCTATGGCAGAGCGAAAGTCACAAGACGTAGAATTTGTAGAATACGTCATAAAGAGTATCGTCGATCATCCGGACGACGTAAAAGTGGAACGCACCGTTGACGAAATGGGTGTGTTAATTTCGTTGGTCGTGAACCCGGAAGATATGGGCCAAGTAATCGGCCGTTCGGGCGCGACAGCAAAGTCTGTCCGCACGCTATTGCGTGTGATCGGCGCGAGAAACAATGCCCGCGTGAATTTGAAAATTGTCGAACCGGAAGGTTCCACCCGTGGCATTAATAAAGACGCCACCCCTGGAGCACCAGTGGCTCCGAAGGCTGAAAAAGGCGCGGTAGATAAAGAAACCGCGTTGGACGAAGCCATCGACGACCTCAACATATAAGAAATTGAAATTGAAAACACCCCGCGAAGGCGGGGTGTTTTTGTTTGCGAAAATTATTTTCTGTCGTTGATCAGGGACGGCCCCTTTTCTGTTATGACAGAAAAGGGGCCGTCCCTCGTTGATGTCTTGCACGTTAATCTTTATTATGTTATATGTTCTGTTGTCGAAAATTGTACCTTAAACAATCAGGAGTTTATAGATGAACA
Protein-coding regions in this window:
- the rpsP gene encoding 30S ribosomal protein S16 — protein: MLKIRLTRTGKNRHASFRVVVTEHTNPVKGKAMELVGSYNPHGADGTKLTVKADRIKYWMSKGAALSPTVNNLLIDQKIIEGKKVQSWKAPKKEVKPEDAVKVVATPVTPEASVAEVKPEEKSAA
- a CDS encoding Fic family protein — protein: MYSSLEEKAAHLLYFVIKDHPFVDGNKRTAAFLFVYFLDKNNYLYKETGEKKINDNALTALALLIAVSAPEEKDRLVKIVTNLLLD
- the rhuM gene encoding RhuM family protein: MGKIDTEPKKGEIVIYKTSKNEVELTVHFEGETVWLKQNEIAKLFGKERSVVTKHINQIFKDKEIDQKSNVQNLHIAKSDKPVSFYSLDVILAVGYRTNSARAIHFRRWATNVLKDYLLKGYAVNEKYLLEAKSRFNDLQSTVAFLQEKSKHELLAGQEQEILDLLNNYAKTLSLLEQYDKEKLPLVKNGKGKFVLDYQTAVGVIKQIKNKLIDRKEAGDLFGQENGDKLKAIFGNIYRHHTMKLH
- a CDS encoding KH domain-containing protein, encoding MAERKSQDVEFVEYVIKSIVDHPDDVKVERTVDEMGVLISLVVNPEDMGQVIGRSGATAKSVRTLLRVIGARNNARVNLKIVEPEGSTRGINKDATPGAPVAPKAEKGAVDKETALDEAIDDLNI